A part of Aegilops tauschii subsp. strangulata cultivar AL8/78 chromosome 2, Aet v6.0, whole genome shotgun sequence genomic DNA contains:
- the LOC109768804 gene encoding LOW QUALITY PROTEIN: uncharacterized protein (The sequence of the model RefSeq protein was modified relative to this genomic sequence to represent the inferred CDS: substituted 1 base at 1 genomic stop codon): MDSKKTTVPTLAFVVALLLSCTGMISAARYLEEKAPQEEHLPSPTAPEVSKMPELPHPVVDEVPKIPEMPYPTIPKMPELPHPTVPELPKPEVPKMPEASHPTTMEQPKPEIPHTVVPEMPKTPEVPHLTMPEVSKMPELPHPIVSEVRKMPEVPKIPXVPRPTMPEVPKMPELPHPNVPEVPKMPKVPHPTTPEVPHHVVPEMPHLIVPEVPKIPEVSHLLAPEAPKTELEHPPTPEVPKMPEIPEIPHPAIDEMPKIPEVPHIDVLEVSKPEVPHPAAPEGPKGKSHYPKTEAKP; this comes from the coding sequence ATGGATTCCAAGAAGACCACCGTGCCCACACTTGCCTTCGTCGTGGCGCTGCTGCTCTCATGCACTGGCATGATCAGCGCGGCACGGTACCTTGAAGAGAAGGCGCCACAGGAGGAGCACCTGCCGAGTCCTACGGCGCCTGAGGTGTCGAAGATGCCTGAACTGCCACATCCAGTTGTGGATGAGGTGCCGAAGATTCCAGAAATGCCGTACCCCACCATTCCAAAGATGCCAGAGCTGCCGCACCCTACTGTTCCAGAGCTACCAAAGCCTGAGGTGCCAAAGATGCCTGAAGCGTCGCACCCCACCACAATGGAGCAACCGAAGCCTGAAATCCCACATACCGTTGTTCCTGAGATGCCAAAGACGCCTGAAGTGCCACACCTTACCATGCCGGAGGTATCGAAGATGCCCGAACTGCCACACCCAATTGTATCAGAGGTGCGGAAGATGCCCGAAGTGCCAAAGATACCTTAGGTGCCACGCCCTACCATGCCAGAGGTGCCAAAGATGCCCGAACTACCACACCCAAACGTACCAGAGGTGCCCAAGATGCCCAAAGTGCCACACCCTACAACGCCGGAAGTGCCACACCATGTTGTACCAGAAATGCCCCATCTGATTGTACCGGAGGTGCCAAAGATACCTGAAGTCTCGCACCTTCTTGCGCCTGAGGCACCTAAGACCGAGCTAGAACACCCTCCTACGCCAGAGGTGCCAAAGATGCCAGAGATACCAGAGATACCACACCCTGCAATAGATGAGATGCCAAAGATTCCTGAAGTACCTCACATCGACGTACTAGAGGTGTCTAAGCCTGAAGTCCCACACCCAGCTGCACCAGAGGGGCCAAAGGGCAAATCACACTACCCGAAGACGGAGGCTAAACCATGA